A DNA window from Gorilla gorilla gorilla isolate KB3781 chromosome 6, NHGRI_mGorGor1-v2.1_pri, whole genome shotgun sequence contains the following coding sequences:
- the YAE1 gene encoding protein YAE1 homolog, with amino-acid sequence MSWVQAASLIQGPGDKGDVFDEEADESLVAQREWQSNMQRRVKEGYRDGIDAGKAVTLQQGFNQGYKEGAEVILNYGRLRGTLSALLSWCHLHNNNSTLINKINNLLDAVGQCEEYVLKHLKSITPPSHVVDLLDSIEDMDLCHVVPAEKKIDEAKDERLCENNAEFNKNCSKSHSGIDCSYVECCRTQEHAHSENPSPTWILEQTASLVKQLGLSVDVLQHLKQL; translated from the exons ATGTCGTGGGTTCAAGCAGCCTCCTTGATCCAGGGCCCTGGAGACAAAGGGGACGTGTTTGACGAAGAAGCAGACGAGTCGCTCGTGGCGCAGCGGGAATGGCAGAGTAACATGCAGAGACGAGTCAAA GAAGGTTATAGAGATGGAATAGATGCTGGCAAAGCAGTTACTCTTCAACAGGGCTTCAATCAAGGTTATAAGGAAGGTGCAGAAGTCATTTTAAACTATGGACGACTCCGAGGAACATTgag TGCTTTGCTCTCCTGGTGTCACCTTCATAATAATAATTCAACTTTgatcaataaaataaacaatctTCTGGATGCAGTTGGCCAGTGTGAAGAGTATGTGCTCAAACATCTGAAATCAATCACTCCACCATCCCATGTTGTAGATTTATTGGACTCCATTGAGGATATGGACCTTTGTCATGTAGTTCCAGCTGAGAAAAAGATTGATGAAGCTAAAGATGAAAGACTCTGTGAAAATAATGCTGAGTTTAACAAAAACTGTAGCAAGAGCCATAGTGGGATAGATTGTTCATATGTAGAATGTTGTAGAACACAGGAGCATGCACATTCAGAAAACCCAAGCCCCACATGGATTTTGGAACAGACAGCCAGTTTAGTTAAACAGCTGGGCCTATCAGTAGATGTATTACAACACCTCAAACAACTATAA